The Candidatus Omnitrophota bacterium genome includes a region encoding these proteins:
- a CDS encoding M48 family metalloprotease has translation MPYSFVEIEKEKTWVIKAVFVFLLVFYFLVAELLWIVTRMFFSSQSPFAGPAQLFSPGEFVIVFAVALAVASLHWYYSTRNMIADLTNLLDARAPDLGDTYHKMFRNVVDEVSIATGGRKIGCYVVPSSGMNAFAVSDLEGNSAIGVTEGLLSRLSRSQLEAVVGHEAAHIASGDSFSTTVICSLFGIYGALLEGINRITLGRSGDSSKERVSVGARFGAYLLVVYLVLLVVKGANHLLNMFISRQREYRADAVAVRLTRDPVALSEALYLISRGWRGVGVIPGSLSPIFITAPDTDSLSESEGIFSDLFSTHPPFKNRLNILLDMAHSDLQSLKSGIRTAPKTVVEEEPVELEGLSVDARRGGPFCPKCGQALSEISYEGAPAMKCRFCGGVLAASDVATRIIARENYLFPGEIRESSEALMKSHWRENPPNFFNVTDKLACPRCREAMERGFFTYGLPVIIDKCFKCGNIWFDKGELEMLQYLIEKSRNGEL, from the coding sequence ATGCCCTACTCATTTGTCGAGATAGAGAAAGAGAAGACGTGGGTAATAAAAGCAGTCTTCGTCTTTCTGCTGGTATTTTATTTCCTCGTCGCCGAACTCCTCTGGATAGTGACGAGGATGTTTTTTAGTTCCCAGTCTCCGTTCGCCGGCCCGGCGCAGCTCTTCTCCCCGGGAGAATTTGTGATAGTATTTGCCGTTGCCCTCGCGGTCGCATCCCTCCATTGGTACTATTCGACCCGGAATATGATAGCGGATTTGACTAATCTTCTCGACGCCAGGGCGCCGGACCTCGGGGATACCTACCATAAGATGTTCCGGAATGTCGTCGATGAGGTTTCTATCGCCACAGGCGGAAGGAAGATCGGATGCTACGTCGTGCCCTCTAGCGGGATGAACGCCTTCGCCGTATCGGATCTCGAGGGAAATTCCGCCATAGGCGTCACCGAGGGGCTGCTCTCGAGGCTTAGCAGGAGCCAGCTAGAGGCAGTCGTCGGCCATGAGGCCGCGCACATCGCCTCCGGCGACAGTTTTTCGACGACGGTGATATGCTCCCTCTTCGGTATCTACGGCGCGCTACTCGAAGGGATCAACAGGATCACCTTGGGGAGGTCCGGCGACAGCTCCAAAGAGAGGGTTAGCGTCGGCGCGAGGTTCGGGGCGTATCTCCTGGTCGTCTACCTGGTCCTTCTCGTCGTAAAAGGCGCGAACCATCTCCTTAATATGTTCATCTCCAGACAGCGCGAATACCGGGCCGACGCCGTCGCGGTCCGCCTAACAAGGGACCCGGTAGCGCTCTCCGAGGCCCTCTATCTTATATCAAGGGGGTGGCGCGGGGTGGGAGTGATACCCGGCTCGCTCTCGCCGATATTCATAACGGCCCCGGATACCGACAGCCTCTCGGAGTCCGAGGGCATATTTTCCGACCTCTTTTCGACGCATCCGCCGTTCAAGAACCGCCTTAATATACTGCTCGACATGGCGCACTCCGACTTGCAGTCTTTAAAGAGCGGTATAAGGACGGCGCCTAAGACAGTGGTCGAAGAGGAGCCGGTCGAATTGGAAGGGCTTTCCGTTGACGCCCGGAGAGGAGGGCCGTTCTGCCCTAAATGCGGCCAGGCGCTTTCGGAAATATCATATGAGGGCGCGCCGGCAATGAAGTGCCGTTTTTGCGGAGGGGTTTTGGCCGCCTCCGATGTAGCAACCAGGATAATCGCGAGGGAAAATTATTTATTTCCCGGAGAGATAAGAGAGTCCTCCGAAGCGCTCATGAAGAGCCATTGGAGGGAGAACCCGCCTAACTTCTTTAACGTGACAGATAAGTTGGCCTGTCCCAGGTGCCGGGAGGCGATGGAACGCGGCTTCTTCACGTACGGGCTGCCGGTCATCATAGATAAATGTTTTAAATGCGGGAATATCTGGTTCGATAAGGGTGAGCTCGAGATGCTCCAGTACCTGATCGAGAAGAGCAGGAACGGGGAGTTATGA
- a CDS encoding PAS domain S-box protein encodes MFVNLFVKNDKWVKDNKVAFALFDDFGVGVAVISPEMQILALNKVMKKWFPEVDVNKKPICYTCFNNPPRNEKCSYCPTAKTLKDGKVHEAVTETPRFDRIVNFRVVSSPVKDRAGNIISVIEVVEDVTEHKRLDEERAKTEKKYRSLVEKLPAVTYIADLGKDSRTLFISPQIKDLLGFTPEEYYRAEGEIWLKQLYPEDRDRVVAELEKCHKSMSSFRMDYRMARKDGRVIWVTDEASVIKDESGKPLFLQGVMFDITKRKRTEEILKEIEKQQEAILDNIPDIAWLKDKESRFIAVNEPFSRACGVAPKDLVGKNDFDIWPRNLSESYRADDAEVIRTGRRKIIEEPMHDKDGRVQWIETIKTPIFNEKGEVIGTTGIARDITVRKKLEFQLKESEEKFRRIFESANDAIFIADLRTGEILDVNKAAENLMGKPRKGLIGISQAKLHPPEEVESYKEKFYSITSDAQEMKNSHTPSLEAEIFNSKGERVPVYISVSVFEIGGRKVAQGIFRDISELKRIEREKKEAEALALIDPHTQLYNYRYLQRRLHSEFELSKRRATPLSILMVDIDYFKSVNDTYGHEYGDTVLQEFAIVLQHASRGIDIVTRFEGEGFAIILPDTEEKGALAFADRIQRIMKKHRFGASKVKLRISIGICSYPEDGIATVDQLLTTADKCVRHAKEQGGDTISVCSQLRKKKTARNPVDPDSQKRVNNITNKFVDLLKRNRLNTIEAVYALAHTVGAKNAYTEEHSEEMVKLSTEVGKKMNLTDQELDDLKHGAMLHDIGKLGVSEKILLKRGKLTKKEFEVIKKHPQIGADIIRPVHFLKDVVPIILHHHERYDGYGYGSKLKGDEIPIGARIIAVVDVYQALVSNRPYRKAYSKREALKIIREESGTHFDPKIVAIFMEIVTKEKKAKK; translated from the coding sequence ATGTTCGTAAACCTCTTCGTAAAGAACGATAAGTGGGTCAAGGATAATAAGGTCGCTTTCGCATTATTCGATGACTTTGGGGTGGGCGTTGCCGTAATAAGCCCGGAGATGCAGATCCTCGCCTTAAACAAAGTCATGAAGAAATGGTTCCCGGAAGTGGACGTAAACAAAAAGCCTATCTGTTATACCTGTTTCAATAACCCGCCGCGCAACGAGAAATGTTCATATTGTCCGACCGCAAAAACCCTAAAAGACGGAAAAGTCCATGAAGCCGTCACCGAGACGCCCCGATTTGATAGAATAGTAAATTTCCGCGTGGTCTCCTCGCCGGTCAAGGACAGGGCCGGCAACATAATCTCCGTGATCGAGGTCGTAGAGGATGTGACCGAACATAAACGCCTGGACGAAGAGAGGGCGAAGACGGAAAAGAAATACCGTTCCCTTGTCGAAAAACTTCCGGCGGTCACTTACATCGCGGACCTGGGCAAGGACAGCAGGACGCTTTTCATCAGCCCCCAGATCAAGGACCTGCTGGGGTTCACCCCGGAAGAGTACTATAGGGCGGAGGGGGAGATATGGCTGAAACAGCTGTATCCGGAAGACCGCGACAGGGTCGTTGCCGAGTTGGAGAAATGCCATAAGTCCATGTCGTCTTTCCGGATGGATTACAGGATGGCGAGGAAGGACGGCCGCGTCATATGGGTCACCGATGAGGCGTCGGTAATAAAAGACGAATCCGGGAAGCCGCTCTTCCTCCAGGGTGTCATGTTCGATATCACAAAGAGGAAGCGGACCGAAGAAATACTTAAAGAGATCGAGAAGCAGCAGGAAGCCATACTCGACAACATCCCCGATATCGCGTGGCTCAAAGATAAGGAGAGCAGGTTTATCGCGGTAAATGAGCCGTTCAGCAGGGCTTGCGGAGTAGCGCCCAAAGACCTCGTTGGTAAGAACGATTTTGATATATGGCCCAGGAACCTCTCGGAGAGCTACAGGGCTGATGATGCCGAGGTCATACGGACGGGGAGGAGAAAAATAATAGAAGAGCCGATGCACGATAAGGACGGGAGGGTGCAGTGGATAGAGACGATCAAGACCCCCATCTTTAACGAGAAAGGCGAGGTTATCGGCACGACCGGCATCGCGCGCGATATTACCGTGAGAAAAAAGCTCGAATTCCAGCTTAAGGAATCCGAGGAGAAGTTCCGGAGGATCTTCGAGTCGGCTAACGACGCGATATTTATCGCGGATCTGCGGACAGGCGAGATATTAGATGTAAACAAAGCGGCGGAGAACCTGATGGGCAAGCCCAGAAAGGGGCTCATCGGTATAAGCCAGGCCAAGCTTCATCCGCCGGAAGAAGTCGAGAGCTATAAGGAAAAATTTTACAGTATAACCAGCGATGCGCAGGAAATGAAAAACTCCCATACTCCCTCCCTTGAGGCGGAGATATTCAATTCAAAGGGCGAAAGGGTGCCGGTCTATATAAGCGTCTCTGTCTTCGAGATCGGCGGGAGGAAAGTGGCGCAGGGGATATTCAGGGACATTTCGGAGCTCAAGAGGATAGAGCGCGAGAAAAAAGAGGCTGAAGCCCTCGCCCTCATAGACCCGCATACCCAGCTTTATAATTACCGTTATCTCCAGAGGAGATTGCATTCTGAATTTGAATTATCGAAACGCAGGGCCACGCCCCTTTCGATACTTATGGTGGACATAGATTATTTCAAATCCGTAAACGACACCTACGGGCACGAGTACGGCGATACGGTCCTGCAGGAGTTCGCTATAGTCCTGCAGCATGCCTCCCGGGGCATAGACATTGTCACAAGGTTTGAAGGCGAAGGGTTCGCGATCATCCTGCCCGATACGGAAGAGAAGGGCGCCTTGGCCTTTGCCGACAGGATACAGAGGATAATGAAGAAACACAGGTTCGGGGCAAGCAAAGTAAAACTCAGGATAAGCATAGGTATCTGCTCGTATCCCGAGGACGGCATTGCTACCGTTGACCAGCTGCTTACGACTGCGGACAAGTGCGTACGTCATGCGAAAGAACAAGGCGGGGACACGATAAGCGTGTGCAGCCAATTGCGTAAGAAGAAAACCGCGCGAAACCCCGTAGATCCCGATTCGCAGAAGCGGGTTAATAATATCACGAATAAATTCGTAGACCTGTTGAAGCGCAACAGGCTGAACACGATAGAGGCGGTCTATGCCCTGGCTCACACGGTCGGCGCCAAGAATGCCTATACCGAGGAACATTCGGAAGAGATGGTGAAGTTATCGACGGAAGTCGGCAAAAAAATGAATCTTACCGACCAGGAGCTCGATGACCTCAAGCACGGCGCCATGCTCCACGACATTGGCAAGCTCGGCGTCAGCGAGAAGATCCTTCTCAAACGCGGCAAGCTGACCAAGAAGGAATTCGAGGTGATAAAGAAGCATCCGCAGATCGGCGCGGACATAATCAGGCCCGTCCATTTCCTTAAGGATGTCGTTCCGATCATCCTGCACCACCACGAGAGATACGACGGATACGGCTACGGTTCCAAATTGAAGGGCGATGAGATACCGATCGGCGCCAGGATAATAGCGGTCGTGGATGTCTACCAGGCCCTGGTCTCCAACAGGCCTTACCGGAAGGCCTATTCAAAGAGGGAGGCCCTTAAGATAATAAGAGAGGAATCCGGGACGCATTTCGATCCGAAGATCGTGGCGATCTTCATGGAGATAGTGACGAAAGAGAAGAAGGCAAAAAAATGA
- a CDS encoding radical SAM protein — MGENLFFQWHITDACNFRCRHCYQHDFTKASDLPLAALIKIYENIAASAGGRKTKINLTGGEPFLRNDFFSLLRYLDKHDTTEELAVITNASLIDEDTVAELNGIKKLKQIKISLDGATEKTNDAIRRPGAFKTVLEKINLLQEKGAFEVIIMLTAMRSNTYELPALFQLCRDLKVDGLIIERFIPLGQSKGLKSEVIDKDDWKRLVGEICEYMAVDAIEDDMLACKAFWIKFKEGDAELLGAECNLGEDAFAIMPNGDLLPCRRFAMKIGNLLDKSLADIISESRVLKEVTDKSKLKGKCRTCRIVKCRGCRAFAYAVGDDYLAEDGLCWI, encoded by the coding sequence ATGGGGGAGAACCTTTTTTTCCAGTGGCACATAACCGACGCGTGCAATTTCAGGTGCCGCCATTGTTACCAGCATGATTTCACGAAGGCCTCCGACCTCCCGCTGGCAGCCCTCATCAAGATATATGAGAATATTGCTGCGAGCGCAGGCGGCAGGAAGACGAAGATAAACCTGACCGGCGGGGAACCTTTTCTTAGGAATGACTTCTTCAGCCTGCTGCGTTATCTCGACAAACACGATACCACCGAAGAGCTCGCCGTGATAACGAACGCGAGCCTGATAGACGAGGATACAGTCGCGGAACTCAACGGGATAAAGAAATTAAAACAGATAAAGATCTCCCTCGACGGGGCGACTGAAAAGACTAACGACGCGATACGCAGGCCAGGCGCTTTCAAAACCGTACTTGAAAAAATTAACCTGCTTCAGGAGAAGGGCGCCTTCGAAGTCATAATAATGCTTACGGCGATGCGGTCGAACACCTATGAGCTGCCCGCGCTTTTCCAGTTGTGCAGGGACCTCAAGGTCGACGGCCTGATAATAGAGCGCTTCATACCGCTGGGCCAGAGCAAGGGCCTTAAATCCGAGGTCATAGATAAGGACGACTGGAAAAGGCTGGTAGGCGAGATATGCGAATATATGGCGGTCGACGCTATCGAGGATGATATGCTCGCCTGCAAGGCGTTCTGGATAAAGTTCAAAGAAGGCGACGCGGAACTGCTCGGAGCAGAATGCAATCTCGGAGAGGACGCCTTCGCGATAATGCCCAACGGGGACCTGCTCCCGTGCCGCAGGTTCGCCATGAAGATCGGCAACCTCCTCGATAAAAGCCTGGCTGATATAATAAGCGAAAGCAGGGTGCTCAAGGAAGTGACCGATAAGAGCAAATTAAAAGGCAAGTGCCGTACCTGCCGTATAGTTAAATGCCGCGGATGCAGGGCTTTCGCTTACGCGGTCGGGGACGATTACCTGGCCGAAGACGGACTCTGCTGGATATAA
- a CDS encoding zinc-dependent dehydrogenase yields MYYSNNDVRLEEAPVPDIGPGDILIRVVSSGICGSDVMEWYRIGRVPLVLGHEIAGTVEKTGAGVKNFKIGDRIAASHHVPCLNCHYCLSGHETVCETLRKTNFYPGGFAEFVHIPAVNIGKGGVYPLPADVSFDEATFIEPLACVLRGQRLAGIKKGKTVLVIGSGISGLLHIQYARALGAKLVAATDISQYRIDAAKKFGADIAFNAKEYSPEKLKAANGGILADVVILCAGAKSAVEQALASVERGGTVLFFAAAEKDLMLPKSINDIFWRNEATLTSSYAASPKEHLEALELLRSRKINAKDMITHRFALADAGKGFKLVAGASNSIKVIIEPHK; encoded by the coding sequence ATGTATTATAGCAACAATGATGTCCGCCTCGAAGAGGCGCCCGTCCCGGATATCGGGCCGGGCGATATCCTCATCCGGGTGGTCTCGAGCGGCATTTGCGGAAGCGACGTAATGGAGTGGTACCGCATCGGCAGGGTGCCGCTTGTCCTCGGCCACGAGATAGCCGGGACGGTTGAAAAGACCGGCGCGGGCGTAAAGAATTTTAAAATAGGCGACCGTATAGCGGCCTCACACCATGTCCCTTGCCTTAATTGCCACTATTGCCTTAGTGGCCACGAAACCGTATGCGAAACACTACGCAAGACTAATTTCTATCCGGGAGGGTTTGCCGAATTTGTTCACATCCCGGCGGTAAATATCGGGAAGGGGGGCGTCTATCCGCTGCCTGCAGACGTCTCTTTTGACGAGGCGACATTCATCGAGCCTCTAGCTTGCGTCCTGCGCGGCCAGAGGCTGGCCGGAATAAAAAAGGGAAAGACAGTCCTCGTAATAGGAAGCGGGATATCAGGCCTCCTGCATATCCAATATGCGCGCGCTCTCGGCGCGAAATTAGTCGCGGCGACAGATATATCGCAATACCGTATCGACGCCGCTAAGAAATTCGGCGCGGATATCGCCTTTAACGCGAAGGAATATTCCCCGGAAAAATTGAAAGCCGCAAACGGCGGTATACTCGCCGACGTAGTCATTCTGTGCGCCGGCGCCAAGTCCGCCGTAGAACAGGCGCTGGCCTCGGTAGAGCGCGGCGGGACCGTCCTTTTTTTCGCGGCCGCAGAGAAAGACCTCATGCTTCCCAAATCCATAAATGATATTTTCTGGCGCAACGAAGCGACCCTTACCAGCTCTTACGCGGCCAGCCCCAAAGAACACCTTGAGGCCCTCGAATTGCTGCGATCGCGCAAAATAAACGCCAAGGATATGATAACGCACCGGTTCGCCCTGGCCGACGCGGGCAAAGGCTTTAAGCTTGTCGCCGGCGCCTCGAATTCCATAAAAGTCATCATTGAACCCCATAAATAA
- a CDS encoding carbohydrate binding domain-containing protein, with amino-acid sequence MLRIFLVALIIVITVPLYAAETPLVGRNLLKNESFENRPGFKDETPLDWGSWNSDYNGISTTESRRGQQSVYINCPKQNDSTGIFFTNKKVKPGNRYKFTAHFLNCASDPLSGNAFGQLHIEWRKTTKDKDNKDVVTELGRDYGPVFESGTPTMRWTAITMSAIAPVDADNCNFVVEFLNKENGSGRFYVDDVSAEEIKKGIGIKKYILSGSRPGTRAARPAEKGGTEKPKTGEGDGQDEETGLSLMAVDFNFGDMGPGGVWAKDPNDNTQGCTTAINSQVKHGDAGFSLQIDYDVDSPNPAMIGVWLKLQDLDLSQYGKLSLWVKGDGSTGFSKNIKLELKNSKGETGKYTLSGITKDWKRFAIPLKEFADITNFSSVTEFVIRFDDVVNADKKSGRIYIDDLSFVR; translated from the coding sequence ATGCTGCGAATATTTTTAGTCGCGCTCATCATTGTGATCACGGTCCCTCTGTATGCCGCCGAAACCCCTCTGGTCGGGAGGAACCTCCTTAAGAACGAGAGTTTCGAGAACCGTCCCGGTTTCAAGGACGAGACGCCGCTCGATTGGGGCAGCTGGAATTCCGATTATAACGGGATCTCTACGACGGAAAGCAGGAGGGGGCAGCAGTCGGTATATATCAATTGCCCGAAACAGAATGATTCGACCGGCATCTTCTTTACCAATAAGAAAGTTAAACCGGGTAACAGGTATAAGTTTACCGCGCATTTCCTAAACTGCGCGTCGGACCCGTTAAGCGGCAACGCCTTCGGCCAGCTGCATATAGAATGGCGCAAGACGACCAAGGATAAAGATAACAAGGATGTAGTGACGGAACTAGGCCGTGATTACGGGCCGGTGTTCGAGTCCGGGACACCGACTATGAGGTGGACAGCAATTACCATGTCAGCCATAGCCCCGGTCGATGCCGATAACTGTAATTTCGTCGTGGAGTTCCTTAATAAAGAGAACGGCAGCGGAAGGTTCTACGTTGACGACGTATCGGCGGAGGAGATAAAAAAGGGTATTGGCATCAAGAAATATATCCTTTCTGGGTCGCGCCCCGGCACCAGGGCCGCCAGACCCGCGGAAAAAGGCGGAACGGAAAAGCCTAAAACGGGAGAAGGCGACGGCCAGGACGAGGAGACCGGGTTGTCATTGATGGCGGTCGATTTCAATTTCGGAGACATGGGCCCAGGCGGCGTTTGGGCAAAAGACCCTAACGACAATACCCAGGGCTGCACAACGGCCATTAACTCGCAGGTCAAGCACGGGGATGCGGGTTTCTCCCTTCAGATCGACTACGACGTAGATTCCCCGAATCCCGCCATGATCGGCGTTTGGCTGAAACTGCAGGATCTGGACCTTTCGCAATACGGCAAATTGAGCCTTTGGGTCAAAGGCGACGGCTCGACCGGATTTTCGAAGAACATAAAATTGGAACTAAAAAACTCCAAAGGGGAAACCGGGAAATATACCCTTTCCGGAATAACAAAGGATTGGAAAAGATTTGCGATACCGCTGAAGGAATTCGCGGATATAACTAATTTTTCTTCTGTGACGGAATTTGTCATCCGGTTTGATGACGTAGTGAATGCCGATAAAAAATCCGGAAGGATATACATAGACGATCTGTCATTCGTGAGATAA
- a CDS encoding ferritin family protein, which yields MKIEYKGDEIIISDFKPLEAYKIARRLEAEGINFYSIFLSSVDDVDTEKAVYSLLTEERKHLKFFNQKVEEISGPFDENSIVDEIDTKVFGPFGESVDLASIIKDENKAIDLGILFEKRSVGFFKACLGKTSDATAKKAFEDIIKEEEKHLESLIEILKTRRNGP from the coding sequence ATGAAGATAGAGTATAAAGGCGACGAGATAATCATATCGGACTTCAAGCCGTTGGAGGCGTATAAGATCGCGCGCAGGCTCGAGGCCGAGGGGATAAATTTTTACAGTATTTTCCTGTCATCTGTGGATGACGTGGATACCGAAAAGGCGGTCTATTCGCTCCTTACCGAGGAGAGGAAGCACCTGAAATTTTTCAACCAAAAGGTCGAAGAGATCTCCGGGCCTTTCGACGAGAACAGCATAGTCGACGAGATAGATACGAAGGTCTTCGGACCTTTCGGCGAGTCGGTCGACCTGGCCTCAATAATTAAAGACGAGAATAAGGCGATAGACCTGGGCATACTTTTCGAAAAGCGCTCTGTCGGTTTCTTTAAGGCCTGCCTCGGCAAGACATCCGACGCCACGGCAAAAAAGGCTTTTGAGGATATAATAAAAGAAGAGGAGAAGCATCTCGAGTCGCTCATAGAGATCCTGAAAACCAGGAGGAACGGGCCATAA
- the pyk gene encoding pyruvate kinase: MARPNSKTKIICTLGPASSTEPVLRRMAAAGMDVARLNFSHSTIKEHKAKIGLVRKINGQREKKIQVLQDLEGYRIRIGRLKDGKPIEVKKNQTVILTNRDVVGERNVLPFDYRGRPEDVRGAEFIYINDGNIALKVKRIYKDRIETKVWAGGLIGERKGVNMPGASLHFSGVTDKDKSSIEFGIRNKVDFIAQSFVRNRRDILNIAKLIRPRLPDCKIIAKIENREGIRNIDEIIAAADGVMIARGDMGVSMPIQQIPIIQKMIIKRCNRDGKFAITATQMLESMTENLRPTRAEVTDVANAILDGTSCVMLSGETAVGRHPVETVKMMESIIDFTEGYLYGRFILSCK; this comes from the coding sequence ATGGCAAGACCAAACAGCAAGACAAAGATCATCTGTACTTTGGGGCCCGCGAGCTCGACCGAACCGGTCCTGCGAAGGATGGCCGCTGCGGGAATGGACGTCGCCCGCCTGAATTTCTCCCATTCGACGATCAAAGAGCATAAAGCGAAGATAGGCCTGGTAAGAAAGATAAACGGGCAACGGGAGAAGAAGATACAGGTGCTGCAGGACCTTGAAGGCTACAGGATAAGGATAGGCCGGCTTAAGGACGGCAAGCCGATAGAAGTAAAAAAGAACCAGACCGTCATTCTTACCAACAGGGATGTAGTCGGCGAGCGAAACGTCCTGCCTTTTGATTACAGGGGCCGGCCGGAAGACGTAAGAGGCGCGGAGTTCATTTACATAAATGACGGCAATATCGCGCTCAAGGTAAAAAGGATATATAAGGACCGTATAGAGACGAAGGTATGGGCCGGCGGCCTTATCGGCGAGAGGAAGGGCGTGAACATGCCCGGCGCGTCCCTTCATTTCTCGGGCGTCACCGATAAGGATAAGTCGAGCATAGAGTTTGGGATACGCAATAAAGTGGATTTTATCGCGCAGTCGTTTGTGCGGAACAGGCGTGACATCCTCAACATAGCGAAACTCATCAGGCCCCGCCTGCCGGATTGCAAGATAATCGCCAAGATAGAGAACAGGGAGGGCATCAGGAATATCGACGAGATAATTGCGGCTGCCGACGGCGTGATGATCGCGCGCGGAGATATGGGGGTCTCGATGCCGATACAGCAGATCCCTATCATACAAAAAATGATAATAAAAAGGTGCAACAGGGACGGGAAATTCGCGATAACGGCTACCCAGATGCTAGAGAGTATGACTGAGAACCTGCGCCCGACAAGGGCCGAGGTTACCGATGTCGCAAACGCCATCCTTGACGGCACAAGCTGTGTGATGCTTTCCGGAGAGACGGCGGTAGGCCGCCATCCCGTCGAGACGGTCAAGATGATGGAGAGCATAATAGATTTTACAGAGGGCTACCTTTACGGCAGGTTCATCCTGTCCTGCAAATAA
- a CDS encoding LemA family protein codes for MAALFIILVIVVVAVLWLIGVYNGLVQLKMRVKNGWAQIDVQLKRRHDLIPNLVETAKGYMKFERETLENVIKARTQATQATTVKDKEGAENMLTGALRSLFAVAEKYPDLKANQNMLALQEELTSTENKIAFARQYYNDEVTRYNTTVKTFPANTVAPALGFAPEEFFELKDLAEREPPKVSFT; via the coding sequence ATGGCCGCATTATTTATCATTCTTGTCATCGTAGTCGTCGCGGTGCTTTGGCTGATCGGCGTTTATAACGGCCTGGTCCAGCTGAAGATGCGGGTCAAGAACGGTTGGGCACAGATAGATGTCCAGCTCAAGAGGAGGCACGACCTTATCCCTAACCTCGTCGAGACGGCGAAGGGATATATGAAGTTCGAGCGCGAGACCCTCGAGAACGTCATAAAGGCGCGCACCCAGGCGACCCAGGCGACGACGGTCAAGGACAAAGAGGGCGCGGAGAACATGCTTACCGGAGCTTTGCGCTCACTTTTCGCAGTCGCAGAAAAATATCCGGACCTGAAGGCGAACCAGAACATGCTGGCGCTGCAGGAAGAATTGACCTCTACCGAGAACAAGATCGCCTTCGCAAGGCAGTATTACAACGACGAGGTCACGCGCTATAATACGACTGTCAAGACCTTCCCGGCCAATACGGTCGCCCCGGCGCTGGGTTTCGCCCCGGAAGAATTCTTCGAGCTCAAGGACCTCGCGGAGAGGGAGCCGCCAAAAGTCAGCTTCACCTAG
- a CDS encoding zinc ribbon domain-containing protein, with the protein MPTYDYECQKCKHIFEVFQSMADKRLEKCPKCGGKVKRLISGGAGVIFKGSGFYETDYKKKPRPAPCEKATSSCPSSCKHKHK; encoded by the coding sequence ATGCCCACTTACGATTACGAATGCCAGAAATGCAAACATATATTTGAGGTCTTCCAGTCTATGGCCGACAAGCGTCTCGAGAAGTGCCCCAAATGCGGCGGCAAGGTCAAGCGGCTCATAAGCGGCGGCGCCGGCGTAATATTCAAGGGCTCGGGTTTTTACGAGACCGATTACAAGAAGAAGCCCCGGCCGGCCCCTTGCGAGAAGGCGACCTCAAGCTGCCCATCAAGCTGCAAGCATAAGCACAAATAG
- the lsrF gene encoding 3-hydroxy-5-phosphonooxypentane-2,4-dione thiolase — translation MKYTAHQKRSYNMDWGLKNRLSRIIKPDGRTVMLAIDHGYFLGPVQRLEDPSKTIKPLLPYTDALMPTRGVLRNCVDAGIDIPIVLRASGGNTIIGEDLSNEEITVSMKDAVRLNVSAVAFSIYIGSKHEHQTIVNFSRLVDEGMEYGIPALAVTAVGKELEKRDARYLSLCCRIAAELGASFVKTYYCEDFEKVVKSCPVPLVIAGGPKLKTETDALEIAYEAIKRGACGVDMGRNIWQSGNPVAMIKTIRAIVHDNISIDKAKQMLDTLKGKTKP, via the coding sequence ATTAAATATACTGCCCACCAAAAAAGGAGTTACAACATGGATTGGGGACTCAAGAACCGCCTAAGCCGGATAATAAAGCCGGATGGCCGCACAGTCATGCTCGCAATAGACCACGGATATTTTCTCGGGCCCGTCCAGAGATTAGAAGATCCTTCCAAGACAATCAAACCGCTGCTTCCTTATACAGACGCGCTCATGCCCACGCGGGGGGTGCTGCGGAATTGCGTTGATGCCGGCATCGATATACCGATAGTCCTCAGGGCCTCAGGCGGGAACACCATAATAGGCGAAGACCTCTCCAATGAAGAGATCACGGTCTCAATGAAAGACGCGGTCCGCCTGAATGTTTCGGCCGTTGCGTTCTCTATCTATATAGGTTCGAAGCATGAGCACCAGACTATCGTAAATTTTTCAAGGCTCGTCGACGAGGGGATGGAATACGGGATACCGGCATTGGCAGTGACCGCGGTCGGGAAGGAGCTTGAGAAGAGGGACGCCCGTTACCTGTCGCTCTGCTGCAGGATCGCCGCGGAATTAGGCGCAAGTTTCGTGAAGACTTATTATTGCGAAGATTTCGAGAAAGTGGTAAAGAGCTGCCCTGTGCCGCTCGTCATCGCAGGCGGCCCGAAGTTAAAAACGGAGACAGACGCGCTCGAGATAGCGTATGAGGCGATAAAGCGCGGCGCGTGCGGGGTGGATATGGGGCGCAATATATGGCAGTCCGGAAATCCGGTGGCGATGATAAAGACGATCCGCGCCATCGTCCACGACAACATCTCTATTGACAAGGCGAAGCAGATGCTGGATACCCTCAAAGGCAAGACTAAGCCCTGA